The DNA window AAAAGATTTAAAGCTCtagtattaatattattctCATTAAACAAAAAGGTTGTATTAAGAATACATTCATGTAGAACTTTGACAACTAGGATTCGagatatttagaaataaaattgataggTTAGataattatttggttttttagttaaactaatcttattcattttttataattaatatatttagtgACTTGATATGAAAAACTCAAATAGTTAATAATTTGTAGCAtgtaatattcaataaattaggTGATTGATAATTGATACctataaaaaatctcatttgaTGAATGTAGAGACTCTTTAATgatagaattaataattttataaaaaagagaaaatacaaagattttacGAAGAGAGACActtctgaaaatatatatgcaatagaGAATGAAAATATTATGAACCTTGACTAGAAAAATCTATGAGGTAATTATAGTTTatgaatcttattatttttataaagagaaagaattatagtataattttatttctgtgatattttgaattatattctaCTTAATATAATACGtattagatcaatataaaatatcgaGAAACCTATGTATGGTCCTAGAAAAATCTTTAGCAAGGGTTGGGCTCGAGCctattaaaggtaaaaaatgTACACATGCGTGCTATCTAGATCCAAAAATGTTAGCCTGTGACACACTCCAAGGCTTAAGCTCACGAGGTGCTGGGCATGTAACGCCCACACTCATTGCATGCCTTGCATATACTTAGGCTTCTTGCTCAAGCCCATGCCCTGTGGATAGTTGAGCTCGGATAGCAGCATGTACATATACTTCTTGTGTACTGGGATCGGGTTACCATACCCGAGTCTATTATTCTTGGGTCTCTACTATATTTTGAGCTCCGGATACCATGTTTGAACTTTGAATCTATTCTGGAAGAATTTTTTGGATcaattttgatggttttttagaTCTACAAGAAAGCAACACCTCGATCACAAACTCTGTGGGTTGGTACCAGTTCGACCACGGTTGAAGATGGGAATTTACAAACTGAAGCAATTCTTCCCGCTTCACCTGAAaccagaaagggaaaaaaaattgccaAACAAGAAATTTTCACATTGAAGCTAGATATATGGAACAGAAATTTCAAGCATGTATGCTGGATGCAGCTACAACGGTCAAAGCAATTCCTCCTGCGCTCCTAAATagtaaatatgtattttatacCAGACAACTTCCAAGATACGGAAAAatagcctttgttttttttctttcaaaattcattatttaacaCTAAGTGactagtttattttttgaactCCATTATATTTTGGGTTTGAAATACTAAATCCGAgcctaataaatatttttattagatttattttaaagttttttttattcattttatttagatccTCTTTGTTTTCATCGACTATCCATGTGCAAGTGAGGGCAGCTATAATGTTAAAAGCCGAATTACCCATAACCAAAGCCTACCCTCCTCCCACTGCATGGccaaaaaaacaagatataaCAGCATGTAACCTCCACACAACAACTTATGCACAAATAACTAGTTTCGGTAACCacgtattaaattaaaatttgaactaGCACATTCCATACAGAATTTCACTAGATTCGTGTCTCATATAGCtagatatattgttttttttttccatcattggTTTAAATGATAAATGAAGTTTGTTCTCCAGATTATTATCCTAGAttgaatttgataaagaaaacctatttttttttataaaaaaaaaaatgaatatcataTCAATGGTTTTTGCAAAACTTATTTGAATGGATGTAGTAACCttataataaaatcatagttattaaatctgaACCGACTCGACAGGTCGACCCGAGATCTAGTTCAGGTAAGATAAAAAAACCGAGATGAATAAAAACTCAGTATATCAGGGGACCCGATAAAACCGGTTGAgaccttattttttcaaatgtatttttttttcacagctAAAaactcctctttttttatttatatatatatatatatatatatatatatatatatatatattagtcggttataaactttttttcaaagtttattatataaatactataagaatgtttttatttttttaatataagatttaaaactctttagtaataaaaaaaatatgttttttaaatataaaataaaaaatatttttggtttaaatatttcaattaaaaatgataatatattaacatagtatattttcaacgtggaataaaaaatcattagaaataatcttttaaacttaattatttataatatatataatttatatttacattgattgttttttaattttttatataaaatattaaaattaaattttttttactttttaaaattaattcaagttaatcCATGTAACCCCACATGATTTCTTACCTAGGACAACTGGTATAATAACTATGAACAAAATACTTTCTCGGTCATTCTCCCCAAACTGTACGAGAAAGCTGGACCTACAGGAAGGTAACCCAATGCCACCAGAGCCTAAATGGGAGGCCCAGGAGAAAGACTCTCAATTCAATTCGGAAAGGCCCACCAATGTCTGGACTCTGTACCAACCATCCTCTCATCAATGCTTACCAATCTAGGCATTGACTATATTGCTCTTCTCGCGCATTTTAGTGCATCTACTCTTCCAGCTCCAGTTTTTAAGGCCGGACCTGACTGGATTAGTTGGCATCGCGTGCCTCCACGTGCATCTACCACAGCAACGAGACCAGACCACCCGTCCTCTTCAACGCCCATCAGCTACTAATTAAGTAATTATTAAGACCAACCCCTATCCATCTCCAAGCCCGCTAGCTTACCTCACCCACCAACTCCCTATAAAACTACTAGTTTGAAATCTATCAAACACAACTGacgcaaaaaacaaaaacaatgtctCTTGCAGTGCCTCTCTCCGAAATTCAAGTCGAGAATGTCACGTTCCCGCCGGCGGTGAAACCTCCGGCTTCAAACAACACTCTCTTCCTCGGTGGTGCAGGTGCTTGATTAATCCACACACCCGTTGCTTATGCTAATCAATATCATGTGATCAGTacagagggttttttttttaatttcttattactAACTTGGTTTCTTTATTACTATTGCTTTGTGCTAACGTGAGCAGGGGTTAGAGGATTAGAGATTGAAGGCAAGTTCATAAAGTTCACGGCTATAGGAGTGTACTTGGAGGATAAGTCCCTGCAGTCACTTTCTGCTAAATGGAAGGGCAAGACTGCCAAGGAGTTGACGGATTCCGTCGAGTTCTTTAGAGATATTGTTACAGGTAAGTACTTATGTTCTGTATTAGACGGGATTTCGGCTAAATCTTCGGTTACTTTGTTACAACACGGCAATTTTGATCAGTCAGGCGTCTTTCGGAGTGTCCTTAGGAtgttcttaaagtttttttttttaaaaaaaatattatttttaaaaatttttaatttcttttacttcagacattaaaactattaaaaatataaaataaattaattaaaaactcaaaaaagtttaaaaaatataagtgaaCCACAATGCAGTGCCAACTACTTTAACATTGCGTTTGACTAACGAATTTGCAACGGTTATTGCGTCCGTAATGAGTATAGTTACTGAGAGTCTGAGACAGAGATATTTAGTCCGGGTTTCCCAGGGCGTGTTTGGTacctcaaaatttaatttttgtattaaaattgttttgttaaataaaacgATATCACATGATTGATGGTTTaatatattctatttttattattatatcattaaatgtaataaaaattcatgattcATGAATTTAAAACATTTGCACCTAACGAATGACAGATCATTTAACAAATGACATTTTCACGCCTAACGCCCGACCAGCTAGGTCCATCTATTATGTTTTAATTGACAAGTACGTCTAGCTAATAATTCATTTGTCTCGCCTGCAAATATTTATCGAGGTGTGTGGATTAAATACGGAATTCAAGTTCAATCATCAAAGCTTCGCATCAAGTAATTTCATGTTTGGGTTACTACTATGATTGGATTTTTCCTTCGTGCATTAACATAgtgaaaaagtaaataaaaattacactaCTATATATGTTagtaatttaaattcaaatttaaattactGTGAACACGAGGAGTTTCATTGAAATCTCTAAGTATGGAAAATGTTTAGAGATTTTGCAGCTATGCATGACCATGAGTATTGGATCTTTCTTGGCCTGAGTTTCTAGTCAATTCATAGCATTGCTGATTTTgcattttatctaaaaatctaAGTATATTTCCTTATACTATATTCAAGGACCCTTTGAGAAATTCATGCGGGTGACGATGATATTGCCATTAACGGGCCTCCAATATTCGGAGAAGGTTGCGGAGAATTGTGTTAGAATTTGGAAATCTTTGGGAATTTACACTGATGCAGAAGCCAAGGCCATTGAGAAATTTCAAGAGGTCTTCAAGGAAGAGACCTTCCCCCCTGGCTCCTCTATTCTTTTCACACTATTGCCCCATGGATCATTAGCCGTAAGTGTATCATGCTAATTTTTGTTGAGAATTTTTATCACAGTGTAGGGGATACTGGCACGTGTTTGCTGGAATGCTCTTTAATGAAACTCGGTGCTCATAACTGATGTTTCGTATTATTATTCACCCTCTCTAATTACAGATTACCTTCTCAAAAGACGGGTCTGTACCGGAAATCGAGAATGCAGTGATAGAGAATAAACTACTTTCAGAGGCGGTGCTAGAGTCAATGATTGGCAAGCACGGCGTGTCTCCTGAAGCAAAACAAAGTTTGGCTGCAACATTATCAGAATTGCTGAAAGAAAGTAACGAAAATGGGAACTAAGGCATAGCTGTTTTTAGCTAAACCCTTGTTGCTGTCATAAATAAAGGTTGATTGCCGATGAGCTTGAAGCTCAGCCGGAATTCATGCTCgttttttttgagatttcagGCTCAAGCTTTTCCATTGTAACAAAAAAGTACTGTAACGTTTCGCAGAATCTGTAATTTCCTTCTATCTTATCCGAGGTGGtgtgatttttgtttgttatatCTGTCTGTTAAGTAGCTGTTTGGTCGGACAAAAGCTTGCCTACTCATCTCCTAGGATGTATACTcgttgataaaatattattgacaaatGACAATATCCAAAGGTCTTAATTAGTTCTAAAtctgaaaaatcaagaattgtTTGTAGATTACAAGGTTTAGCTAGAAGTTATTTAACACCACGTCTCCCTGTCAACTCCCACCATTTTGGGAAAGAACATAAACTCTGCATCTGTGTATCATCGCCCTCTTCTATGCTCATGGGTAAAATTTTGTGGATTCTTTTGGTTTTCATGGTCCTTCAATTGCAGAATTCTGCTTTTCAGGGTAACTTCCTGTGCTataatttcttaagaaaaaaccttcaatctactttttttttacataattagtATTTGATTGACTCAGACGTCGTTTACATCAAGTCATCAACCGTCctatattgttaaaataaagtttatgaaCGAACAGATTCCCTGGACTATGTTGGATGGGGGATCGACTGTGGCTGTGAGGTAACCCGAGTTGATCCTGACATGACCATGTGGGACACGGATGAAGAATTCACTCGATCAGGCATCAACAAACGTGTCCTGGATCAGCAGCCACTCGATGAGATGAACACTCTCCGAGTCTTCCCTGATCTGACGGACCAGAATTGTTATACATTTCCCACGACCATGTTTCTGCACAAAACTCTGCGATACGTGATCCGAGCCGCGTTCTACTATGGCAACTATGATGGACTCTCAAATCCTCCAACATTTGATCTTCATCTGAACGGCGGAAAATGGTCTTCGGTTAATACAGCTTCAAGAAGTGGGCCCATTTATCACGAGATTGTGTACAGTTTACAGAAATCAGCGATTCTTACAGTGTGCTTGGTGCAAACAGGAGATGGAGAGGTCCCTCTTATCTCTAGATTCTCTACCTTGGAGTTTATGCCACTGCCAGATGTTCTGTACCCGCATTTGGATCCTAATATCTCATTCTCTCTTCTCTGGAGAGCCAACTTGGGTGGCGGCGAGGTCAGGTCTGTggttttcttgctttttatttttctgtttttggtacAAAGGGATAAATAATTAAAGCAGAGCTAAGGCCTCGATAAGGTAGTTTTCTTGCTATTACCAGCCTATTCTggcattgaaaataaaaatctataataaaaaaaatcaaagaagtcTATAACTGGCTTGACAAGATTATTTACACTAACCGagaccaaaacaaaattataaaactttgaTTAAAACTTCAATAGTTTATTGCTACGTGCAAATGTGTAATAGCTTCTCCACGTAACAAATCATTAACAATGgtgtatatttttattcacaGTCCTACTGGAAATCGGACTATATACACACAAGAGCATGgaccattctctctctctctctctcttttaattaatatttaaactaatttcattaatctaaaattaacaatcattttCATTCTTGATATCCCCATTAATTACAAAGTGCTTTTAAAGCAAGAaggtttataattataaaacctaCCGTGTGGATCCGAAATTCAACTTAGCCTTATTTCTACTCgtgtttgagttttttaaaaaattaattaggaatcaattcagtttgattttatatgtacaatcaaaacttgatttattAATGATGTATATTTCTTATAAGAACAAGAATACAAATTCAAttctcataaaatatatttgttggaAGGTCAATCTCGAACggggtaagaaaaaaaagtatggaAATacctgaataaaaaaataaattaatttaaatttatattttaaaaacagcaccactttaatttttttctaaaaaaataaaacaaattgaaagaagTTAACTTACTTCCGCTCGTCTAACCCGCAAGCTGTATCTATGTATATATTCCTTGCATTTTCTCTGCGTACCTGCATTCCTCCTCTTATATTCTGTCTATTGAAGTCAATTATATTGGAATTTGGATGacactttaataataataaaaaaaaatgatgttattgtGGAGAAAAAGTTCGAGGAAAATACTCTCAAATTTCATTATTAAACACATTGAAGATTTCAAACGGAAATGATTAAAAGTAAAACAgcctaatttaaaatataaaaaaatcattttaattcaaaattttaaattgtcatGCAAGGTTCTAGGTTTTATCAGgttaaagtttttgaaatttatataaattcacaaatttaaaattgtgatattttacttaataatattatgatatcttattaaaaaaatttgtttcaatttaaaaaatgaagttattaaataaaatt is part of the Populus alba chromosome 10, ASM523922v2, whole genome shotgun sequence genome and encodes:
- the LOC118059901 gene encoding chalcone--flavanone isomerase 2, producing the protein MSLAVPLSEIQVENVTFPPAVKPPASNNTLFLGGAGVRGLEIEGKFIKFTAIGVYLEDKSLQSLSAKWKGKTAKELTDSVEFFRDIVTGPFEKFMRVTMILPLTGLQYSEKVAENCVRIWKSLGIYTDAEAKAIEKFQEVFKEETFPPGSSILFTLLPHGSLAITFSKDGSVPEIENAVIENKLLSEAVLESMIGKHGVSPEAKQSLAATLSELLKESNENGN
- the LOC118059779 gene encoding probable LRR receptor-like serine/threonine-protein kinase At1g51880, which encodes MGKILWILLVFMVLQLQNSAFQDSLDYVGWGIDCGCEVTRVDPDMTMWDTDEEFTRSGINKRVLDQQPLDEMNTLRVFPDLTDQNCYTFPTTMFLHKTLRYVIRAAFYYGNYDGLSNPPTFDLHLNGGKWSSVNTASRSGPIYHEIVYSLQKSAILTVCLVQTGDGEVPLISRFSTLEFMPLPDVLYPHLDPNISFSLLWRANLGGGEVRFNILGIENDPPVPVLREPIVSKTSDPITLTVDLPTATPQSAHFAFYFTELASRPLLNDTRIIDINIDGQMMQTVEAEMNKCKVVTLYPVIVSGPTINITLAANESSTLPQMITAVEVFTKNDLAPVQGTDDSTNEQKHLSLSHFLLISALCLVVSFEA